One Alteromonas sp. KC3 DNA segment encodes these proteins:
- the trkA gene encoding Trk system potassium transporter TrkA, translating into MKIIILGAGQVGGTLAENLVGENNEITVIDSDPAILRSLQDRLDLQVVTGVGSHPDVLRKAGAEDADMLIAVTNSDESNMLACQVAYSLFKTPTKIARVRSEQYIIYQEQLYKQQDIPVDHIIAPEQLVTKAIKRLIDYPGALQVVEFAEGKASLVAVKAYYGGLLVGHALSALKDHMPNVETRVAAIYRRGRPIRPLGTTVIEADDEVFFIAATKHIRAVMSELQKLESSYKRIMIAGGGLIGAGLAKKLEHNHNVKLIEYSPERAKYLSAHLDKTIVFSGDASDPELLSEENVEQVDAFIAVTNDDEANIMSAMLAKRMGAQKAMVLIQRSAYVDLVQGGEIDIAFSPQQATISALLTHVRRGDIVNVYSLRRGAAEAIEAIAHGDENTSKVVGKQIGDIKLPPGTTIGAVVRDDQVIIAHSDTKIEANDHVILFLVDKKYINDVEKLFQPSAFFFG; encoded by the coding sequence ATGAAAATCATCATTTTGGGCGCGGGCCAAGTAGGCGGAACGCTTGCAGAAAATTTAGTTGGCGAGAATAACGAAATCACGGTTATCGACTCAGACCCTGCTATTCTTCGTTCACTACAAGACCGTCTCGATCTACAGGTTGTTACAGGTGTAGGTTCACACCCAGATGTTTTGCGCAAAGCAGGGGCTGAAGATGCCGATATGCTCATTGCTGTAACTAACAGTGATGAAAGCAATATGTTGGCTTGTCAGGTCGCATATAGTCTATTTAAAACGCCAACTAAAATAGCCCGAGTTCGCTCTGAACAGTACATCATTTATCAGGAACAGCTGTACAAGCAGCAAGACATACCTGTCGACCATATTATTGCCCCTGAACAGTTGGTGACAAAGGCAATCAAACGCCTTATTGACTATCCAGGAGCACTTCAGGTAGTGGAGTTTGCTGAAGGCAAAGCAAGTTTGGTAGCGGTAAAAGCTTACTATGGTGGTTTGCTTGTAGGTCACGCATTATCAGCACTCAAAGACCACATGCCGAACGTTGAAACGCGTGTGGCGGCTATTTATCGTCGTGGACGCCCTATTCGTCCATTAGGGACTACCGTTATAGAAGCTGACGACGAAGTATTTTTTATTGCCGCAACAAAGCATATTCGCGCGGTAATGAGTGAACTGCAAAAGCTTGAATCGAGTTACAAACGCATAATGATAGCCGGTGGTGGTTTGATAGGTGCAGGCCTTGCGAAAAAGCTAGAGCACAATCACAACGTTAAGCTTATCGAATATAGCCCAGAGCGCGCTAAATACCTTTCTGCTCATCTTGATAAGACAATTGTCTTTAGTGGCGATGCATCAGACCCTGAATTGCTAAGCGAAGAAAATGTTGAACAGGTCGACGCATTTATTGCGGTTACAAACGACGACGAAGCTAACATCATGTCGGCAATGCTAGCAAAGCGTATGGGCGCACAAAAAGCCATGGTGCTTATTCAACGCAGTGCGTATGTTGACCTTGTTCAAGGTGGTGAAATTGATATTGCATTTTCTCCCCAACAGGCAACTATTTCAGCCCTGCTTACACACGTGCGTCGTGGCGATATTGTTAATGTATACTCGTTGCGCCGAGGCGCAGCAGAAGCTATTGAAGCAATTGCTCACGGTGATGAGAACACATCAAAAGTAGTGGGTAAGCAAATTGGCGACATCAAACTGCCGCCAGGTACAACAATTGGCGCAGTTGTACGAGATGACCAAGTGATCATTGCCCATAGCGATACCAAGATAGAAGCCAACGATCACGTTATTTTGTTCTTAGTCGACAAAAAATACATTAATGATGTAGAAAAGCTCTTCCAGCCCAGCGCATTTTTCTTTGGCTAA
- the elbB gene encoding isoprenoid biosynthesis glyoxalase ElbB, with protein sequence MKRVAVILSGSGVFDGAELHEAVLTLLAIELNGAQYQCFAPDVEQLHVVNHLTGEVADGESRNVLVESARIARGNIKPVTECDVNDFDVLILPGGFGAAKNLCTFAVDGDNCSFNEAVMDTCLAFAKAKKPAAYACIAPALAAKVYGNNVKLTIGNDEATAKGLNALGAYHVDCHVDDVVVDNEAKLVTTPAYMLAQSITEAHNSIAKMVKTVLAMK encoded by the coding sequence ATGAAACGAGTTGCAGTAATTTTAAGCGGCAGTGGTGTATTTGATGGAGCCGAGTTACACGAGGCGGTACTTACCCTGTTGGCCATAGAACTCAACGGTGCTCAATATCAATGTTTCGCGCCTGATGTTGAACAGCTTCATGTGGTTAACCATCTTACGGGTGAAGTTGCAGATGGCGAGTCGCGCAACGTGTTGGTTGAATCGGCGCGTATTGCACGTGGCAATATAAAGCCCGTCACTGAATGTGACGTAAATGATTTCGACGTGCTGATCTTGCCAGGTGGCTTCGGTGCGGCGAAAAATTTATGCACGTTCGCGGTTGACGGTGATAACTGCAGTTTTAATGAAGCGGTAATGGATACCTGTTTAGCTTTTGCTAAAGCGAAAAAGCCAGCTGCCTATGCCTGTATTGCTCCTGCTCTGGCTGCGAAAGTCTATGGTAACAACGTAAAGCTCACAATTGGTAATGATGAAGCCACTGCAAAAGGGTTAAATGCTCTTGGGGCGTATCACGTAGATTGTCATGTCGACGACGTTGTTGTAGACAATGAAGCTAAGCTGGTGACTACACCCGCTTATATGCTTGCACAAAGTATCACTGAAGCACACAACAGTATCGCTAAAATGGTAAAAACCGTTTTGGCGATGAAATAA
- the def gene encoding peptide deformylase, with the protein MAILDVLSFPDERLRTVAKPVEEVNDEIKQLVSDMFETMKDENGIGLAATQVDRHVQVVVMDVSEDQSEPRVFINPEIIRKDGVTISEEGCLSVPGNYAKVERAESITVKALDADGETFELDAEGLLAICIQHELDHLKGKLFIDYLSPLKRQRIRKKLEKEARLAAKA; encoded by the coding sequence ATGGCAATTTTAGACGTATTAAGTTTTCCTGATGAACGTCTTCGTACGGTAGCTAAGCCGGTCGAAGAAGTGAATGACGAAATTAAGCAGCTCGTATCTGACATGTTTGAAACCATGAAAGATGAAAATGGTATTGGCCTAGCGGCGACGCAAGTCGATCGTCACGTACAAGTTGTAGTCATGGATGTATCAGAAGATCAAAGCGAGCCACGCGTATTCATTAACCCTGAAATTATTCGCAAAGATGGGGTGACTATCAGCGAAGAGGGCTGTTTATCTGTACCAGGCAATTACGCCAAAGTAGAACGCGCTGAGTCAATTACCGTTAAAGCACTTGATGCAGATGGAGAAACATTCGAGCTTGATGCAGAGGGCTTACTCGCCATTTGTATTCAGCACGAATTAGACCACCTAAAGGGTAAGCTTTTTATTGATTACCTGTCTCCTTTAAAGCGCCAACGCATTCGTAAGAAGCTTGAAAAAGAAGCACGTTTAGCCGCTAAAGCGTAA
- the rsmB gene encoding 16S rRNA (cytosine(967)-C(5))-methyltransferase RsmB: MKPFPLPKQKNLRADCAWVIYQILEQGKSSRECLERVQRRHNIRDNAWLQEMSLGVMRQLPVLQHWLRTLLDRPLKGNKKIIEHLILLGLYQLNFTRVSQHAAVGETVAAASYLGGAGLKGLVNAVLRNFEREKLASKPIENPIIESGLPKWLYKAIDSAYGADADAVRTATNAMAPIWLRVNRQQTSLSDFRAALDNAEVKYTLSDHHPDALILAKREDITALPGFDKGHFAVQDGAAQLAAHYLQAQSHERILDCCAAPGGKTGHIAELTPDVGYLLALDADGDRLKRVEENMTRLKHSVDIKQGDAAQPSQWWDGQLFDRILLDAPCSATGVIRRHPDIRWLRKSTDIANLAQLQRKILDALWGLLKPGGTLLYATCSILPQENKLQIQQFLKDTSDATLAPLLKTETPENPGRQILPGEQQMDGFYYARLVKSKA; this comes from the coding sequence GTGAAGCCATTTCCCCTTCCCAAACAAAAAAACCTACGCGCAGACTGTGCGTGGGTTATTTATCAAATTTTAGAACAGGGTAAATCATCTCGAGAGTGTCTCGAACGCGTGCAGCGCAGACACAATATTCGCGATAACGCATGGCTACAAGAAATGTCATTAGGTGTTATGCGACAATTGCCTGTATTGCAGCACTGGCTAAGGACTTTGTTAGACCGTCCGCTTAAAGGCAACAAGAAGATTATTGAACACCTTATTTTACTCGGGTTATATCAACTTAACTTTACCCGCGTTAGCCAACACGCTGCTGTAGGTGAAACGGTGGCCGCGGCCTCCTATTTAGGTGGTGCAGGACTTAAAGGTTTAGTGAATGCTGTTTTGCGTAATTTTGAGCGTGAAAAACTAGCTAGCAAGCCCATAGAGAACCCCATTATTGAAAGTGGACTCCCTAAGTGGCTATACAAAGCGATTGATAGTGCATATGGCGCAGATGCTGACGCCGTGCGCACGGCAACAAATGCAATGGCACCTATATGGCTGCGTGTTAATCGACAGCAAACCTCATTAAGTGACTTTCGCGCAGCTCTCGATAACGCAGAAGTGAAGTACACGCTAAGCGACCACCACCCTGACGCATTAATCTTGGCAAAGCGTGAAGATATTACCGCGCTGCCGGGGTTCGATAAAGGTCACTTTGCAGTACAAGACGGCGCTGCCCAACTAGCAGCACACTACTTACAAGCACAATCTCACGAACGTATTTTAGACTGTTGCGCCGCGCCAGGCGGCAAGACAGGCCATATTGCTGAACTTACGCCCGATGTGGGTTATCTGTTGGCACTTGATGCCGATGGCGACAGGTTAAAGCGTGTAGAAGAAAATATGACACGCCTTAAGCATAGCGTTGATATAAAGCAAGGCGACGCTGCTCAACCGTCACAGTGGTGGGATGGACAATTGTTTGATCGAATCTTACTTGACGCTCCCTGCTCTGCCACTGGTGTAATCCGCAGGCATCCAGATATACGCTGGTTGAGAAAGTCGACCGATATTGCCAATCTGGCACAGTTACAGCGTAAGATACTCGACGCATTATGGGGCTTATTAAAACCAGGTGGCACCCTGCTATACGCCACTTGCTCTATATTGCCACAAGAGAATAAGCTTCAAATTCAGCAGTTCCTTAAAGACACCTCTGATGCAACGTTAGCGCCATTGCTAAAGACGGAAACCCCAGAGAATCCAGGTCGCCAAATTTTACCGGGTGAGCAACAAATGGATGGTTTCTATTATGCGAGACTGGTAAAGTCAAAAGCATAA
- the fmt gene encoding methionyl-tRNA formyltransferase, producing MTTQLKVIFAGTPDFAAQHLAALLDSKHDVVAVYTQPDRPAGRGKKLTASPVKVLGEEHNIPVYQPATLKQDAAQQELAAIDADIMVVVAYGLLLPTAVLNAPKLGCINVHGSILPKWRGAAPIQRAIWAGDSETGVTIMQMDEGLDTGDMLHIATLPIESSDTSATLYDKLAALGPKALVDVLDNFDSYSPEKQDDALATYAKKLSKEEALINWHDDAAQIERNIRAFNPWPVAWMKIDEHNVKVWSGDVVALDNAVSPGTIVSANKEGITIATGKGALRITSLQIPGKKALPAADVINARQAWFEIGRNLTQVTTE from the coding sequence GTGACAACGCAATTGAAAGTTATTTTTGCCGGTACGCCGGATTTTGCCGCTCAGCACTTAGCGGCGTTATTAGATAGCAAACACGATGTTGTTGCTGTTTATACGCAGCCAGACCGTCCAGCCGGACGCGGCAAAAAGCTCACTGCAAGTCCCGTCAAGGTATTGGGTGAAGAGCACAACATTCCCGTTTATCAGCCTGCTACGTTAAAACAAGATGCAGCGCAGCAAGAACTTGCTGCCATAGACGCTGACATAATGGTAGTGGTGGCCTATGGTCTATTATTACCAACTGCGGTACTTAACGCGCCTAAGTTAGGCTGCATTAATGTGCACGGCTCAATTTTGCCAAAGTGGCGTGGTGCAGCCCCTATCCAGCGTGCCATTTGGGCGGGCGATAGTGAAACTGGTGTCACAATCATGCAGATGGATGAAGGTTTAGACACTGGCGATATGCTTCACATAGCTACACTCCCCATAGAAAGCAGTGATACCAGCGCAACGTTATACGATAAGCTTGCCGCACTGGGCCCTAAAGCGCTTGTCGATGTACTCGATAACTTCGATAGCTACTCGCCAGAAAAACAAGATGATGCATTGGCCACCTATGCGAAGAAACTTTCTAAGGAAGAAGCTCTTATTAATTGGCATGACGATGCTGCACAGATTGAACGCAATATTCGCGCATTTAATCCGTGGCCTGTCGCCTGGATGAAAATTGACGAACACAATGTCAAAGTATGGTCTGGTGACGTTGTAGCATTGGATAATGCTGTTTCACCTGGCACCATTGTCAGTGCGAATAAAGAAGGCATAACCATTGCCACAGGAAAAGGAGCACTGCGCATTACCAGCCTGCAAATACCTGGTAAAAAAGCATTGCCAGCAGCCGATGTTATCAACGCACGACAAGCCTGGTTTGAAATCGGTCGCAACCTTACACAAGTGACAACAGAGTGA
- a CDS encoding TrkH family potassium uptake protein, with protein MHYRAIIRILGLLIALFSVTMIPPAIVSLIYQDGSGLPFVLAFVLCVMGGMALWYPNRQQKNDLRAREGFLIVALFWSVLASVGAIPLILLEQPSMTVTDAFFESFSGLTTTGATVIEGIDFLPHSVQFYRQQLQWLGGMGIIVLAVAILPILGVGGMQLYRAETPGPVKDNKMTPRIADTAKHLWYIYLSITIACAGAYWLAGMNVFDAICHSFSTVAIGGFSNHDASLGYFSSPMVNVVCTVFLLIAALNFSLHYAAVSSRSVRGYFKDPEFKAFFIIQASLIGICFLVLTLSGYYSSAEQALDQAMIQAVSISTTAGFATTDFSVWPTFLPIMLIFSSFIGGCASSTGGGLKVVRVCLLFLQGKREVDRLIHPKAVYSVKFGDRAMPDRVVEAVWGFFSAYAVVFVIIMIGLIATGLDNLSAFTATAAMLNNLGPGLGSVAANYADVTDAGKWLLVIAMVFGRLEVFSLLVLFSPTFWRS; from the coding sequence ATGCACTACCGTGCCATCATACGAATTCTTGGGTTGCTGATAGCGCTATTTAGCGTAACTATGATCCCTCCTGCCATAGTGTCGTTGATATACCAAGACGGTAGTGGCTTGCCTTTTGTTCTTGCTTTTGTGCTGTGTGTTATGGGGGGGATGGCGCTGTGGTATCCCAATCGCCAGCAAAAGAACGACTTAAGGGCGCGAGAAGGCTTTTTGATTGTAGCGCTTTTTTGGTCGGTGCTGGCAAGTGTAGGTGCAATCCCACTAATTTTACTTGAACAGCCTAGTATGACGGTGACCGATGCGTTCTTTGAATCGTTTTCGGGACTAACGACTACTGGGGCTACGGTTATTGAAGGGATCGATTTTCTTCCTCATTCGGTGCAATTTTATCGCCAGCAGCTACAGTGGCTTGGGGGCATGGGGATCATTGTACTTGCAGTAGCGATACTGCCCATTCTTGGTGTTGGGGGCATGCAGCTCTACCGAGCGGAAACGCCCGGCCCTGTAAAAGATAATAAAATGACACCGCGTATCGCCGATACCGCTAAGCATTTATGGTACATCTATTTGTCAATCACCATCGCTTGTGCGGGGGCTTATTGGTTAGCGGGAATGAATGTCTTTGACGCCATATGTCATTCATTTTCTACCGTTGCTATCGGGGGCTTTTCAAATCACGATGCCAGCTTAGGCTATTTCAGTAGCCCTATGGTTAACGTTGTGTGTACTGTCTTTTTGTTAATTGCCGCGCTGAATTTCTCATTGCACTACGCGGCGGTGAGTTCACGTTCTGTGCGTGGCTATTTTAAAGATCCAGAATTTAAGGCGTTTTTCATTATTCAAGCGTCGCTTATCGGAATTTGTTTCTTAGTGCTGACCTTATCTGGTTATTATAGCTCAGCGGAACAGGCGCTTGATCAAGCGATGATACAAGCGGTATCAATCAGTACCACCGCAGGCTTTGCTACAACAGACTTTTCGGTTTGGCCTACGTTTTTGCCCATTATGCTCATTTTTTCCAGTTTTATCGGTGGTTGTGCAAGCTCAACAGGTGGTGGCTTAAAAGTGGTTCGGGTTTGCTTACTGTTCTTACAAGGTAAGCGAGAAGTGGACAGACTGATTCACCCCAAGGCTGTATATAGCGTAAAATTTGGTGATAGAGCAATGCCTGATCGTGTGGTTGAAGCCGTATGGGGGTTCTTCTCAGCTTATGCAGTGGTGTTTGTTATTATTATGATTGGTCTTATCGCCACTGGCTTAGACAATTTAAGTGCCTTTACAGCAACGGCAGCTATGTTAAATAACTTGGGGCCGGGCTTAGGTAGTGTGGCAGCAAATTATGCAGATGTCACAGACGCTGGAAAATGGCTGCTAGTTATCGCAATGGTATTTGGCCGACTTGAAGTGTTTTCACTGCTTGTATTGTTTTCACCGACGTTTTGGCGTAGTTAG
- the yihA gene encoding ribosome biogenesis GTP-binding protein YihA/YsxC, with translation MSYYTKAKFFTSAPDIRHLKNDTGIEVAFAGRSNAGKSSALNTLTRQKNLARTSKTPGRTQLINVFELEEDLRLVDLPGYGFAKVPVAMKKKWQASLGEYLQKRKSLKGLVVLMDIRHPFKDLDQDLIHWAVDSNIPVLALLTKADKLKSGKRKATLLMAQEAAMAFMGDVTVQTFSSLNKHGLPELERILDGWFGLNKDADADEASFDEE, from the coding sequence ATGTCGTATTACACCAAAGCAAAATTCTTTACCAGTGCACCGGATATTCGTCACTTAAAGAATGATACCGGAATAGAAGTGGCGTTTGCTGGCCGCTCGAACGCAGGGAAATCAAGTGCGTTAAATACATTAACCCGTCAAAAGAACTTGGCTCGAACCAGTAAAACACCGGGTCGTACACAACTTATTAATGTGTTTGAGTTAGAAGAAGACCTGCGCTTAGTTGACTTACCAGGGTATGGTTTTGCCAAAGTCCCTGTAGCGATGAAGAAAAAGTGGCAAGCGTCGTTAGGAGAATACCTACAAAAGCGTAAATCACTTAAAGGCCTTGTGGTGCTTATGGATATTCGCCACCCATTCAAAGATTTAGATCAGGATCTTATCCATTGGGCTGTCGACTCTAATATTCCGGTACTTGCATTGCTTACTAAAGCAGACAAGCTTAAATCGGGTAAACGAAAGGCGACGCTACTGATGGCACAAGAAGCGGCTATGGCGTTCATGGGTGATGTCACTGTACAAACATTCTCGTCATTAAATAAACATGGTTTACCAGAGTTAGAGCGTATTCTCGACGGTTGGTTTGGGTTGAACAAAGACGCTGATGCGGATGAAGCTAGCTTTGATGAAGAGTAG
- the polA gene encoding DNA polymerase I has translation MPDSKKPPFILVDGSSYLFRAFHGLPPLTNSKGQDTGAIYGVVNMLKSLIKQYNPTHMAVIFDAKGKTFRDDIYKEYKANRPPMPEELRSQIEPLHAIIRAMGLPVIVESGVEADDVIGTLANHATAKGIDTLISTGDKDMAQLVNEHVTLINTMTNQLMDVDGVNTKFGIPPELVIDFLALKGDKVDNIPGVPGVGDKSAQALLNGIGGIESIYQNLDKIADLSFRGSKTMAAKMQEYEEQARLSYTLATISIDLDLEYDVETLTPQQADNEQLRDLFAEYEFKRWHSEVSALISGDKVGESVSDSSGSASSNTQSNASENNLDTSHSVEIDKSQYETVFDETRFYEWVALLEKAELFAFDTETTSLNYMDAELVGVSFCIEPGKAAYVPVAHDYPDAPNQLARDMVLNALKPILESNDSIKVGQHIKYDKNVLANYDITLNGIGFDTMLESYVLNSTAQRHDMDSLALAYLGHKTIHFEEIAGKGAKQLTFNQIPLEEAGPYAAEDADITLRLHQAIWEKLSGIDELKRLLIDIEVPLACVLSRMEQQGVLIDSQKLRQQSQDLATRIAELEKEVHEEAGEPFNLGSTKQLQHILFEKMSLPVIKKTPKGAPSTSEDVLQELALEYPLPQKIMEYRGLTKLKNTYTDKLPKMINHRTGRVHTSYHQAVTATGRLSSTDPNLQNIPIRNEEGRRVRQAFVPRDGNKIVAADYSQIELRIMAHLSGDKGLLDAFAHGKDIHKATAAEVFSVPLDDVTTEQRRSAKAINFGLIYGMSAFGLSKQLNIPRNEAQKYMDLYFERYPGVLEYMDSTREGAKEKGYVETVFGRRLYLPDIKASNGARRKGAERAAINAPMQGTAADIIKMAMIKVDDWIAKNASDDVTMMMQVHDELVFEIKEEKVEEHVATITALMENAATLNVPLVVEAGVGENWDEAH, from the coding sequence ATGCCTGATTCTAAAAAGCCTCCATTTATTCTTGTTGATGGATCTTCCTATTTATTTAGAGCGTTTCACGGCCTGCCGCCACTGACTAATTCAAAAGGCCAAGACACCGGTGCTATTTACGGTGTGGTTAATATGCTGAAAAGCTTGATCAAACAATACAACCCAACGCATATGGCTGTCATTTTTGACGCAAAGGGCAAAACGTTTCGCGATGATATCTATAAAGAATATAAAGCGAACCGCCCTCCTATGCCTGAAGAACTTAGAAGTCAGATCGAACCTCTTCATGCCATTATTCGTGCTATGGGTTTACCCGTTATCGTTGAGTCTGGTGTGGAAGCCGACGACGTTATTGGGACGCTTGCCAATCATGCCACAGCAAAAGGGATCGACACCCTTATTAGCACCGGTGATAAAGACATGGCTCAATTGGTAAACGAGCACGTTACGCTTATCAATACTATGACAAACCAACTAATGGATGTTGACGGCGTAAATACAAAATTTGGTATTCCTCCTGAATTAGTTATCGACTTTCTTGCACTGAAAGGTGACAAAGTGGATAACATTCCTGGCGTACCAGGTGTAGGTGACAAGAGTGCTCAAGCCTTGTTAAACGGTATCGGCGGCATTGAATCCATTTATCAAAATCTCGATAAGATTGCCGACCTGTCGTTTAGAGGCAGTAAAACCATGGCGGCTAAAATGCAAGAGTATGAAGAGCAAGCACGTCTCTCTTATACGCTCGCAACAATAAGTATTGATCTTGACCTTGAATATGACGTTGAAACACTCACACCTCAGCAAGCTGACAATGAGCAGTTGCGTGATCTATTTGCTGAGTATGAATTTAAACGTTGGCACAGTGAAGTCAGCGCCCTAATTAGTGGCGATAAAGTGGGTGAATCAGTCAGTGACTCCTCAGGCTCTGCATCGTCTAATACACAGAGCAATGCATCTGAAAATAATTTAGACACCTCCCATTCTGTTGAAATTGATAAGTCTCAATACGAAACTGTGTTTGATGAAACGCGTTTTTATGAATGGGTCGCGTTATTAGAAAAGGCCGAGTTATTCGCCTTCGATACCGAAACCACTAGCCTAAATTATATGGATGCTGAATTGGTAGGCGTTTCATTTTGTATTGAACCGGGTAAAGCCGCGTATGTACCTGTTGCACATGATTACCCCGATGCCCCCAATCAACTTGCGCGCGACATGGTGCTTAATGCGTTAAAACCTATTTTAGAATCTAACGATTCAATAAAAGTTGGTCAGCATATCAAGTACGATAAAAACGTGCTTGCAAACTATGACATTACACTGAATGGGATTGGTTTTGACACTATGCTTGAGAGCTATGTACTTAATAGTACGGCGCAACGTCATGACATGGACTCGCTTGCGTTAGCTTATCTGGGCCACAAAACCATTCATTTCGAGGAAATTGCCGGTAAAGGTGCGAAGCAACTTACGTTTAACCAAATACCGCTTGAAGAAGCAGGTCCCTATGCGGCAGAAGATGCCGATATTACGTTACGACTGCATCAGGCTATTTGGGAAAAGTTGAGCGGTATTGACGAGCTTAAGCGTTTACTCATCGATATTGAAGTACCACTAGCTTGTGTGTTGTCTCGTATGGAGCAACAAGGTGTACTCATAGATAGCCAAAAGCTAAGACAACAGAGTCAAGATCTTGCTACACGCATTGCTGAGCTTGAAAAAGAAGTTCACGAAGAAGCAGGCGAACCCTTTAATCTAGGTTCGACCAAACAGCTTCAGCACATCCTATTCGAGAAAATGTCGCTACCTGTAATTAAGAAGACACCAAAAGGTGCGCCGTCCACTTCTGAAGATGTATTGCAAGAACTCGCTCTTGAGTACCCACTGCCACAGAAAATTATGGAGTATCGTGGACTAACAAAGCTTAAGAATACCTACACAGATAAATTACCTAAGATGATCAACCACCGCACGGGTCGTGTGCATACATCTTACCATCAAGCGGTTACCGCAACGGGTCGTTTATCATCTACGGATCCTAACTTACAGAATATCCCAATTCGCAACGAAGAAGGCCGTCGTGTAAGACAAGCTTTTGTGCCTCGCGATGGCAACAAAATAGTCGCTGCTGACTACTCGCAAATTGAGTTACGTATTATGGCGCACTTATCTGGTGATAAAGGCTTACTTGATGCATTTGCGCACGGTAAAGACATTCACAAAGCCACTGCTGCAGAAGTATTCTCAGTGCCATTAGACGATGTCACCACGGAACAGCGCCGAAGTGCCAAAGCAATTAACTTTGGTTTGATTTACGGTATGAGCGCATTTGGTTTATCTAAACAACTTAATATTCCACGTAATGAGGCGCAAAAGTACATGGATTTGTATTTCGAACGCTACCCAGGTGTGCTTGAGTACATGGACAGCACCCGTGAAGGTGCAAAAGAAAAAGGCTACGTTGAAACCGTATTTGGCCGCCGACTTTATCTTCCAGACATAAAGGCAAGTAACGGCGCTCGTCGTAAAGGTGCCGAGCGCGCCGCTATTAATGCGCCGATGCAAGGCACTGCAGCAGATATCATTAAAATGGCAATGATCAAGGTTGATGATTGGATTGCAAAGAATGCTTCAGACGATGTCACAATGATGATGCAGGTTCATGATGAACTTGTATTTGAGATAAAAGAAGAAAAAGTAGAAGAGCACGTGGCGACAATTACTGCATTAATGGAAAATGCAGCAACACTTAATGTGCCATTAGTGGTTGAAGCCGGTGTTGGCGAAAATTGGGATGAAGCCCATTAA